The Lentimicrobiaceae bacterium genome window below encodes:
- a CDS encoding TIGR00730 family Rossman fold protein, with the protein MTETNNIKTICVFCGSSSGSNPMYIKKAGELGEYLAKNNMTLIYGGSKLGLMQTLADAVLENNGEVIGIMPKELIKFNIAKKDLTQFIEVENMQERKQVMIEKSDAIIALPGGLGTLDELFEIISLNQIGVTSKPVALFNILGYYNKLLDFIKFSISQKFIKEEYINQLIISDNISEIFENISNFENKTSPYLKWANL; encoded by the coding sequence ATGACCGAAACTAATAATATAAAAACCATCTGCGTATTCTGTGGCTCGTCCTCAGGAAGCAACCCCATGTACATTAAAAAAGCCGGAGAACTCGGCGAATATCTTGCCAAAAACAACATGACTTTAATATACGGCGGTAGTAAGCTTGGACTTATGCAAACTCTTGCCGATGCAGTTTTGGAGAACAATGGCGAAGTTATAGGAATTATGCCAAAAGAACTGATTAAGTTTAACATAGCCAAAAAAGACCTCACGCAATTTATTGAAGTAGAAAATATGCAAGAACGCAAACAAGTTATGATTGAAAAATCTGATGCTATTATTGCACTTCCAGGCGGTTTGGGCACTTTGGATGAGCTTTTCGAAATAATCAGTCTAAACCAAATAGGAGTTACTTCAAAACCTGTCGCATTATTCAATATACTCGGCTACTACAACAAGCTCTTAGATTTTATTAAATTCAGCATAAGCCAAAAATTTATTAAAGAAGAATACATAAACCAGCTTATAATTTCCGATAATATTTCTGAAATTTTTGAAAACATTTCTAATTTTGAAAATAAAACATCGCCTTACTTAAAATGGGCAAACCTATAA
- a CDS encoding polyphosphate kinase 2 family protein: MDTERYIYNPKAHRRFSQMTKPDIDGFNNKTEALEQIQSSISELKEMQEVLYAQDKYAVLIIFQAMDAAGKDGTIKHVMSGVNPQGCDITSFKAPSPEELDHDFMWRCIKRLPERGKIGIFNRSYYEEVIVTRVHPKLIEYQRLPNSPKDVKNNQKFWDTRFKDINNFEKYLTNNGTVIIKFFLNISKAEQKRRLVDRIEDPDKNWKFSIKDVEDRAHWKDFMDAYEDTLVNTSTNCAPWYVIPADNKWFMRTLVINIIVENIKKLNIKYPKATPAQLEDIKRATELFKIEEEMEKEKEKEKEKEKEKKKN, encoded by the coding sequence ATGGATACAGAACGTTATATTTATAACCCCAAAGCTCATAGACGTTTTAGTCAGATGACTAAACCTGATATTGACGGCTTTAACAACAAAACAGAAGCATTAGAACAAATCCAAAGCAGTATTAGCGAACTTAAAGAGATGCAAGAAGTTCTCTACGCACAAGACAAATACGCCGTTTTGATTATTTTTCAAGCCATGGATGCGGCAGGCAAAGACGGGACAATAAAGCACGTTATGTCAGGTGTAAATCCGCAGGGTTGCGATATTACCAGCTTTAAGGCTCCGTCACCCGAAGAATTAGACCACGATTTTATGTGGCGATGTATTAAACGCCTTCCCGAAAGGGGTAAAATCGGAATTTTTAATCGCTCGTATTACGAAGAAGTTATTGTTACAAGAGTGCACCCTAAACTTATTGAATACCAGCGACTTCCAAACTCTCCAAAAGATGTTAAAAACAACCAAAAGTTTTGGGATACACGCTTTAAAGATATCAATAACTTTGAAAAATACCTTACCAACAACGGCACTGTAATAATCAAGTTTTTCCTTAACATTTCAAAAGCCGAACAAAAACGTCGTTTGGTGGATAGAATTGAAGACCCCGATAAAAACTGGAAGTTTTCAATTAAAGACGTTGAAGATAGAGCACATTGGAAAGATTTTATGGATGCCTACGAAGATACTCTCGTCAACACCTCAACTAACTGCGCTCCATGGTACGTTATCCCTGCCGATAACAAATGGTTTATGCGGACATTAGTCATTAATATAATAGTTGAAAACATTAAAAAATTAAACATAAAATACCCAAAAGCTACTCCGGCACAACTTGAAGATATTAAAAGAGCAACTGAACTGTTCAAAATAGAAGAAGAAATGGAGAAAGAGAAGGAGAAGGAGAAGGAGAAGGAGAAAGAGAAGAAAAAAAACTAA
- a CDS encoding HAMP domain-containing sensor histidine kinase has translation MYSGNSNSYDFYNRKQYWKLILLLVAVVIIMFSIWVSNYLVMQISRDEKMRIHNWAVTIKQRSQIVTSTNKFFKQIQDEERAKVELYAEAQKKIAAASLDEDISFYNLIIEGNKTIPVILTDEEGNIRATVNTVFTSTSIPGMKGYIEKEFSVYPPIPIRYYKDEVNYIYYKDSKLFTEVQDMINSLISSFYDDIVNNAASVPVIIYDSAANCVVASGNIPEKILSDKENVTKLINEMKAENPPISFDIEGKGSQWIYYKNSKVLTQLRYYPYLQFAIIGVFFLISYMLFSTSKRSEQNQVWAGLAKETAHQLGTPLSSLLAWTEYLKDKDVEPNVVGEMQKDMERLNTVASRFSKIGSVPTLTQSDIVSVVDSVVKYLKTRTSQKISYKITSSSDVIMLPLNVQLFGWVIENLIKNAIDAIGGSKGKINIIITEQEHTVTVDIEDTGKGIPRNMHKAIFNPGYTSKLRGWGLGLSLAKRIINDYHKGKIFVKSSVVGKGSTLRIILNK, from the coding sequence ATGTATTCAGGCAATTCAAATAGCTACGATTTTTACAATAGAAAACAGTATTGGAAACTGATATTACTACTTGTTGCCGTTGTTATTATTATGTTTTCTATCTGGGTTTCGAATTACCTGGTAATGCAAATATCTCGTGACGAAAAAATGCGGATACATAATTGGGCTGTTACTATCAAACAACGTTCGCAGATTGTTACTTCGACCAATAAATTTTTTAAACAAATTCAAGACGAAGAAAGAGCCAAGGTAGAACTGTACGCCGAAGCTCAAAAAAAAATAGCCGCAGCCTCATTAGACGAAGATATCAGTTTTTACAATCTAATAATTGAAGGTAATAAAACAATTCCCGTTATTTTAACCGATGAAGAAGGTAACATAAGAGCCACAGTCAATACTGTATTTACCTCTACTTCGATTCCGGGTATGAAAGGCTACATTGAAAAAGAATTTTCGGTTTATCCTCCTATACCCATCAGGTATTACAAAGATGAAGTCAACTACATATACTACAAAGACTCGAAACTGTTTACCGAAGTACAAGATATGATTAACTCGCTTATCAGCTCTTTTTATGATGATATTGTAAACAATGCGGCTTCGGTTCCGGTTATTATCTACGATAGCGCCGCCAACTGTGTTGTGGCTTCGGGAAATATCCCCGAAAAAATTCTATCCGATAAAGAAAACGTTACCAAACTTATAAATGAGATGAAAGCCGAAAATCCTCCTATCTCATTTGATATAGAAGGAAAAGGCAGCCAATGGATTTACTACAAAAATTCAAAAGTTCTTACACAGCTTCGCTATTATCCGTACCTGCAATTTGCCATTATAGGCGTTTTCTTTCTCATCTCTTACATGCTTTTCAGCACTTCAAAACGCAGCGAACAAAATCAGGTTTGGGCTGGACTTGCAAAAGAAACGGCACATCAGCTTGGAACACCTTTGTCTTCGCTTCTAGCATGGACGGAATACTTGAAAGATAAAGATGTTGAGCCTAATGTTGTCGGCGAAATGCAAAAAGATATGGAACGGCTCAATACGGTCGCTTCCCGATTTTCTAAAATCGGTTCAGTACCTACTCTTACGCAATCCGATATTGTTTCTGTCGTCGATTCGGTTGTAAAATACCTTAAAACTCGTACTTCGCAAAAAATATCGTACAAAATTACAAGTTCGTCGGATGTTATTATGCTGCCGCTGAATGTGCAACTGTTCGGTTGGGTTATAGAAAACCTGATTAAAAATGCTATAGACGCAATAGGCGGCTCAAAAGGCAAGATTAATATTATTATAACCGAACAAGAGCACACCGTTACGGTTGATATTGAAGATACAGGAAAAGGTATTCCCCGAAATATGCACAAAGCTATTTTCAATCCCGGCTACACTAGCAAGCTACGCGGTTGGGGATTAGGGCTATCCCTTGCCAAAAGAATTATTAACGATTATCACAAGGGCAAAATATTTGTAAAATCTTCCGTTGTTGGAAAAGGAAGCACATTAAGAATTATACTAAACAAATAG
- the lipB gene encoding lipoyl(octanoyl) transferase LipB, which produces MQEEVIFEDLGTMQYGEAWKYQEDLLNSIAATKTDSNAKTSHYLLFVEHNHVYTLGKNGIENNLLINNAQLKQLGIEFYNTNRGGDITYHGPGQIVCYPIFNLSQFNIGIKQYVNSLEEVIIKLNALYNIKTHRVDHATGVWTKNIDNIGEQKVCAIGVRVSRGITMHGLALNVNTDLSYYNMINPCGFASNSATSMQKILNKSLNLSEVKDKLKAIFAEEFNFKYVSG; this is translated from the coding sequence ATGCAAGAAGAAGTAATTTTTGAAGATTTAGGTACGATGCAGTACGGGGAAGCATGGAAGTATCAAGAAGACCTACTGAATAGTATTGCTGCAACCAAAACCGACTCCAACGCTAAAACCTCACATTACTTGCTTTTTGTCGAACATAATCACGTTTATACTTTGGGTAAAAACGGAATCGAAAACAATTTGCTGATAAATAATGCTCAACTCAAACAATTAGGAATTGAATTTTATAATACCAATAGGGGCGGTGATATTACCTATCACGGTCCCGGACAAATTGTGTGCTACCCAATCTTTAATTTGTCGCAATTCAATATCGGAATAAAACAATATGTAAATTCCTTAGAAGAAGTTATCATAAAACTTAACGCACTTTACAATATCAAGACTCACCGTGTTGATCATGCTACCGGCGTTTGGACTAAAAACATCGACAATATCGGCGAACAAAAAGTATGTGCAATAGGTGTTAGAGTCAGCAGAGGCATTACCATGCATGGTTTGGCTCTCAACGTTAATACCGATTTAAGTTATTACAACATGATTAACCCTTGCGGATTTGCAAGTAATTCGGCTACATCTATGCAAAAAATTTTGAATAAAAGTTTGAACTTGTCGGAAGTCAAAGACAAACTAAAAGCCATATTTGCCGAAGAATTTAACTTTAAATACGTTTCCGGCTAA
- a CDS encoding PrsW family glutamic-type intramembrane protease, whose translation MLFTIAIAPVLIILFYIYFSDKYEREPIRLVIKGFVGGIFIIIPVIFLEQFLGLLNIFEGNKIMSAFYDGFIVAGFSEELFKFLATIILFWRSKEFNEKFDGIVYAVSVSLGFACVENIMYVFSENSLNVGLLRAITAVPAHAIFGVTMGYYLGLAKFKKDGKKSRYSTLAFVVPWMLHGLYDFFLMTGYNLMLLIFIPYVFYLYRVGFKYVREHRSKSPFNPNNMKFLDEDSSDNNDDVSKV comes from the coding sequence ATGCTCTTCACAATAGCCATTGCCCCAGTATTAATAATCCTATTTTATATTTATTTTTCCGATAAATACGAAAGAGAGCCTATACGCCTTGTAATTAAAGGCTTTGTAGGTGGAATTTTTATAATTATTCCAGTCATTTTTCTTGAGCAGTTTTTGGGTTTGCTAAATATTTTTGAAGGAAATAAAATAATGTCGGCTTTTTACGATGGCTTTATTGTTGCCGGCTTTTCCGAAGAGTTGTTTAAATTTTTAGCTACAATAATACTGTTTTGGCGCAGCAAAGAGTTTAACGAAAAGTTCGATGGCATTGTATATGCCGTTTCTGTAAGCTTGGGTTTTGCTTGCGTTGAAAACATAATGTACGTGTTTTCCGAAAACTCTCTTAACGTCGGATTGCTAAGAGCTATTACGGCTGTGCCGGCTCACGCTATATTTGGAGTTACCATGGGTTACTATCTCGGATTGGCTAAATTTAAAAAAGACGGCAAAAAAAGCAGGTATTCAACATTGGCATTCGTTGTTCCGTGGATGTTACACGGACTTTACGATTTCTTTTTGATGACAGGATACAACTTAATGTTGTTGATTTTTATTCCTTATGTATTTTACCTGTACAGAGTCGGTTTCAAATACGTTCGCGAACACCGTTCCAAGAGCCCATTTAACCCAAACAATATGAAGTTCTTAGATGAAGACTCGTCTGATAACAACGACGATGTGAGTAAAGTGTGA
- the lipA gene encoding lipoyl synthase produces MKQSEQPLRKPDWLKIKLPKGDNYLKVKSIIEAKGLHTICTSGKCPNMGECWNAGTATFMILGEICTRSCKFCATMTGKPLPPDQNEPDNIADSVKFLNLKHVVITSVDRDDLPDGGAAIWAETVRKIKLKCPETTIETLIPDFKGNTDLVQQVIDAKPDIISHNMETTRQLTPLVRSAAKYETSLKVLKYMADNGVRTKSGIMVGLGETFDEVVETMQDLYNAGCKIFTVGQYLQPTPNHLPVKEYVTPEQFEKYRKVGLDIGFEFVESKPLVRSSYHAEKHIVK; encoded by the coding sequence ATGAAACAATCAGAACAGCCTTTACGCAAGCCTGATTGGCTTAAAATTAAACTTCCAAAAGGCGACAACTACCTCAAAGTGAAGTCGATAATAGAAGCCAAAGGCTTACACACTATATGTACCAGCGGCAAATGCCCTAACATGGGCGAATGTTGGAACGCAGGCACGGCAACCTTTATGATACTCGGCGAAATATGTACTCGCAGCTGCAAGTTTTGTGCTACGATGACAGGTAAACCTTTGCCTCCCGACCAAAATGAACCCGACAACATTGCCGACTCGGTTAAGTTTTTAAATCTCAAACATGTTGTTATCACTTCGGTTGATAGAGACGACCTCCCCGACGGCGGTGCTGCAATATGGGCGGAAACGGTTAGAAAAATCAAACTCAAATGTCCGGAAACGACAATAGAAACTCTTATTCCCGACTTTAAAGGCAATACCGACCTTGTACAGCAAGTTATTGACGCCAAACCCGATATTATTTCGCACAATATGGAAACAACACGACAGCTTACGCCTCTTGTGCGTAGTGCCGCAAAATACGAAACCAGCCTCAAAGTGCTTAAATATATGGCTGATAACGGTGTTAGAACAAAATCAGGAATTATGGTTGGCTTGGGCGAAACTTTTGACGAAGTGGTTGAAACAATGCAAGACTTATACAATGCCGGCTGCAAGATTTTTACAGTAGGACAATATCTTCAACCCACGCCAAATCATTTGCCTGTAAAAGAATACGTTACTCCTGAGCAATTTGAAAAATATAGAAAAGTAGGCTTAGATATCGGTTTTGAATTTGTCGAAAGCAAACCTCTTGTCAGAAGCAGCTATCACGCCGAAAAACATATTGTAAAATAA